A single Candidatus Zixiibacteriota bacterium DNA region contains:
- a CDS encoding DUF2461 domain-containing protein, which yields MTPRADFDGFPRDCVKFYEGLKKNNSRVWFDDHRTDYDQFVMAPARDFVVALGTRLRKIVPRIHAEPHVNKSIFRINRDVRFSADKLPYKTHLGLWFWEGDARRMECSGFYFHLDPPRMWLGVGMYTFPPHLLEEYRNSCVHDIYGKELTRIVAKASKVPGTSIGRENYKRVPRGFDPDHRNADLLRMNGFHAGIDIRIPKEIFTPKAVDFCYDKLRPYLPVHKWLVAMTERAAN from the coding sequence ATGACACCGAGAGCAGATTTCGACGGCTTCCCAAGAGATTGTGTGAAATTCTACGAAGGGCTCAAGAAGAACAATTCAAGAGTGTGGTTTGATGATCACAGGACAGACTACGATCAGTTCGTCATGGCACCGGCGAGAGATTTCGTGGTCGCGCTCGGTACACGGCTGAGAAAGATCGTGCCTCGCATCCATGCCGAGCCGCACGTAAATAAGTCGATATTTCGTATTAATCGCGATGTCAGATTCAGTGCGGACAAATTGCCGTACAAGACGCATCTCGGCCTCTGGTTCTGGGAGGGGGATGCCAGACGGATGGAGTGCTCCGGATTCTACTTCCATCTCGATCCGCCGCGCATGTGGCTCGGTGTCGGCATGTATACGTTTCCGCCGCATCTGCTTGAAGAGTATCGCAATTCCTGTGTGCACGATATCTATGGCAAAGAGCTGACTCGAATTGTCGCAAAGGCATCGAAGGTTCCCGGCACGTCGATCGGTCGGGAGAACTACAAGAGAGTTCCGCGCGGATTCGACCCGGATCACAGGAATGCTGATCTGCTGCGCATGAATGGCTTTCATGCCGGTATTGATATTAGGATTCCAAAAGAGATATTTACGCCGAAGGCAGTTGATTTTTGCTATGACAAGCTAAGACCATATTTGCCGGTTCACAAGTGGCTGGTGGCGATGACCGAGCGAGCGGCGAATTAG
- a CDS encoding N-6 DNA methylase: MKNENTLLKQFNVGLLDMRELFHKSGRLDDSNSKLDEVTKLLCLEIASVRDPESRVPSLKEILEKHHCGHGLVSSLNAALSLAAKSETLRNYDGGSLLGPNPKFNIAESEEALARGLAQIVLQSFNGYLRGSNGSESFEFLNEAFCHFIRDNFRQNIEDAQYMTPPEVVNFMVDLGIVRLRGKRFTNSKPPIICDPSCGVGSFLAQFYRAWTVKERMSSCPILVGQDKVDKMARLSLLNLSLFGIENPKIYRGNSLVASSPLDAYSQKCDLILTNPPFGARFESSDLAFHSLEYFPFLHNYIQSRGGLIDSELLFLDRYLSLLKPGGTVLAVVPDSVISSSGLPSYLRGQLHEHWTIRSITELPAVTFAQAGTRTKTCILEVEKKKPEGKAALMGKVLSLGFEVSSKKGVPYKKAEGMNALEPLFDAMSSFTQESNSISCFKIVADSPSCVAVAPSFLTDESWTPSHYSSDRLRTLQQIEGLANDEEFEVHSLESLVNLTSKSRRGIREAKSQKCISVLHVGDFGSLNVSELIAYEPKTPGKPCEAGDILFSKINPRIPRVLVVPNMPFELTCSTEFEVMRPKSGHNPYEIMLLLLSDYAQNQIRSLTCGTSSSHNRIKTRELLSIRLAIPRTGTVKRTAYDDAVKAFETANIRLNESNTSLHETWSGLNDMLVV, translated from the coding sequence ATGAAGAACGAGAACACTCTCTTGAAGCAGTTCAATGTAGGACTGCTGGATATGCGGGAACTCTTCCATAAGTCAGGCAGACTAGATGATTCTAACTCTAAGCTCGACGAGGTCACAAAACTACTCTGCCTAGAGATCGCATCGGTACGAGATCCAGAGTCGAGGGTACCTAGCTTAAAGGAGATTCTAGAGAAGCACCACTGCGGTCACGGTCTTGTCTCTTCCTTAAACGCTGCACTCTCTTTGGCTGCAAAAAGTGAGACACTCCGAAACTACGATGGAGGATCACTCCTCGGACCGAACCCCAAATTCAATATTGCCGAATCAGAAGAAGCTCTGGCGAGGGGACTCGCGCAGATCGTCCTTCAATCTTTTAATGGGTATTTGAGGGGAAGCAACGGCTCAGAGTCGTTTGAATTTCTTAATGAGGCCTTCTGTCATTTCATAAGAGACAATTTCCGACAGAACATCGAAGACGCGCAGTATATGACCCCGCCAGAAGTAGTCAATTTCATGGTGGATTTGGGGATAGTCCGACTCAGAGGCAAGAGGTTCACTAATTCGAAGCCTCCTATCATCTGCGATCCTTCGTGCGGCGTTGGTTCATTCCTTGCTCAATTTTATCGAGCATGGACCGTGAAAGAAAGGATGAGTTCATGTCCTATTTTGGTCGGACAGGACAAAGTCGATAAGATGGCACGTCTGAGCCTGTTGAATCTATCCCTCTTTGGCATCGAAAATCCGAAGATATATCGAGGCAATTCGCTTGTTGCTAGTTCGCCGTTGGACGCATATTCGCAGAAGTGCGATCTAATTCTCACCAATCCACCATTTGGTGCTCGCTTTGAAAGTTCCGATCTGGCGTTTCATAGTCTAGAGTACTTTCCATTCCTCCACAACTATATTCAGAGTCGGGGAGGGTTGATTGACTCTGAACTTCTCTTCCTTGATCGGTACCTGAGTCTTCTTAAACCAGGCGGGACAGTTTTGGCCGTCGTTCCTGATTCCGTGATCTCTTCATCGGGACTACCTTCCTATTTGCGCGGGCAATTACACGAGCACTGGACTATTCGCTCCATTACAGAACTGCCAGCTGTTACATTTGCACAGGCAGGGACGAGAACGAAGACCTGCATCCTTGAGGTTGAGAAGAAAAAGCCAGAAGGCAAGGCTGCATTGATGGGAAAGGTGCTGAGTCTAGGTTTTGAGGTTTCTTCAAAAAAAGGTGTTCCGTACAAGAAAGCAGAAGGTATGAATGCTTTAGAACCTCTGTTTGATGCAATGTCCAGCTTCACACAAGAAAGCAACTCGATTTCCTGCTTCAAGATAGTCGCTGATTCCCCCTCCTGCGTTGCGGTTGCCCCCAGTTTCCTAACCGATGAAAGTTGGACACCATCGCACTATTCGTCGGATCGTCTTAGAACGCTTCAGCAAATTGAAGGCCTGGCAAACGATGAAGAGTTTGAAGTACACTCTCTTGAGTCGCTTGTTAACTTAACCTCGAAGTCGAGGAGAGGGATTCGTGAGGCAAAATCTCAGAAATGTATCAGCGTTCTCCACGTCGGAGACTTCGGATCGCTAAACGTAAGTGAACTGATCGCGTATGAGCCGAAAACCCCGGGCAAGCCATGTGAAGCAGGTGACATTCTGTTCTCGAAGATTAATCCTAGAATACCGAGAGTCTTGGTGGTCCCAAACATGCCCTTTGAACTCACATGCTCAACAGAATTTGAAGTGATGAGGCCTAAATCAGGACACAACCCATATGAGATTATGTTATTGCTCCTGTCTGACTATGCGCAGAACCAGATTCGCTCTCTGACATGTGGAACCTCTTCCTCTCACAATCGGATTAAGACAAGGGAGCTTCTGTCAATAAGATTGGCCATTCCTCGAACAGGCACAGTCAAGCGAACAGCGTACGATGATGCTGTGAAGGCGTTTGAAACGGCAAACATCCGTCTAAATGAATCGAATACTTCACTACATGAGACTTGGAGTGGGCTCAACGATATGTTGGTAGTCTAG
- a CDS encoding MamI family restriction endonuclease has product MMPQEERLVETLQLLQLHYDAYTEIKPYADKYAHPHPTDTRGWSQIIVSALTGIQGYSRKKGPDLEDGSDVKGANCWDAIDTPRFNGCIKAGTHASTADSLSSLDSMPYLFFVMWDMTEKTGHKRCRIWVVRTQHDVEFRKIAGAWYHQREEGIIKSNNFQLHPPRNLDRNVFRNNCGHLKYPLLFEARIDNGLFSCTTYNEVVMTRGACITSEG; this is encoded by the coding sequence ATGATGCCACAGGAGGAGAGACTAGTCGAGACCTTGCAGCTGCTTCAGCTTCATTACGATGCGTACACAGAAATAAAGCCGTACGCAGATAAGTACGCCCATCCCCATCCCACAGATACACGGGGTTGGTCGCAAATTATCGTCAGCGCATTGACCGGTATACAGGGATACTCAAGAAAGAAGGGACCGGATCTGGAGGATGGATCGGACGTGAAGGGGGCGAATTGCTGGGATGCGATTGACACACCCCGTTTCAACGGCTGCATCAAAGCAGGAACACATGCATCAACCGCTGATTCGCTGAGTTCTTTGGATTCCATGCCATACTTGTTCTTTGTGATGTGGGACATGACGGAGAAAACAGGTCATAAGCGCTGTCGTATCTGGGTAGTGAGGACCCAACACGATGTAGAGTTCCGGAAGATAGCTGGAGCTTGGTATCATCAACGTGAAGAAGGGATAATAAAGAGTAACAATTTTCAGCTGCATCCGCCTCGAAACCTTGATAGGAACGTTTTCAGAAACAATTGTGGACATCTCAAGTATCCACTCCTATTCGAGGCGCGCATAGATAATGGTCTATTCTCCTGCACCACTTACAATGAAGTGGTAATGACCAGGGGTGCCTGCATTACATCCGAAGGCTAG
- a CDS encoding dicarboxylate/amino acid:cation symporter: MSPAVNRYIIIGIVVGIIVGSVLGWFLGERMMWAGMIGELFLNALKMIVVPLIVTSMITGVISLGDVRRLGVTGAKTLAYYLVTTGIAVAIGIVLVNIIQPGVGSAASAGLSEVGHPGEYSIFDVILGMIPSNIVAAMSETRVLPLIIFSLVFGGIVTTMGERGKPLKDFFVAANEAVMKFVHLVMLLAPFGVFGLIAARFAEAGGAGFVTELMKVGKYFITVVIGLTIHAMIVLPLILKWFGKQNPVKYAGNMMQALLTAFSTASSSATLPVTMECVEEKNGVSHKSSSFVLPLGATINMDGTALYEAVAAIFIAQLYGIDLTIGQQIMIFFTANLAAIGAAGIPQAGLVTMVMVLQSVGLPVEGIAMILSIDWFLDRFRTTVNVWGDSVGAAVIAQTKEIR; encoded by the coding sequence ATGTCACCCGCTGTCAACAGATACATCATCATCGGTATTGTCGTCGGGATCATAGTCGGCTCGGTTCTCGGTTGGTTCCTTGGCGAGCGCATGATGTGGGCAGGGATGATAGGCGAGCTGTTTCTAAATGCGCTCAAAATGATAGTGGTGCCATTGATCGTTACGAGCATGATCACGGGTGTGATATCACTCGGCGATGTAAGGCGTCTCGGTGTAACAGGTGCGAAGACGCTGGCTTACTATCTTGTAACCACCGGCATTGCAGTAGCGATCGGAATTGTACTGGTCAACATTATCCAGCCCGGGGTAGGCTCCGCAGCATCGGCCGGTCTCAGTGAAGTCGGTCATCCCGGCGAGTACAGCATTTTTGATGTCATCCTCGGGATGATTCCATCGAACATCGTCGCGGCCATGTCAGAAACCAGAGTTTTGCCGCTGATTATCTTCTCTCTCGTGTTCGGCGGCATTGTCACGACAATGGGGGAGAGGGGGAAGCCCCTGAAGGATTTCTTCGTGGCCGCCAACGAAGCCGTCATGAAGTTCGTTCACCTCGTGATGCTCCTCGCGCCATTCGGCGTATTTGGTCTGATAGCGGCCAGGTTTGCCGAAGCGGGCGGTGCAGGGTTTGTCACCGAACTCATGAAGGTTGGGAAGTATTTTATTACGGTCGTAATCGGATTGACGATTCACGCGATGATAGTCCTGCCGTTGATCCTCAAGTGGTTTGGCAAGCAGAATCCGGTGAAGTATGCAGGTAACATGATGCAGGCGCTGCTGACGGCCTTTTCGACCGCATCGTCATCGGCGACACTTCCTGTTACGATGGAATGTGTCGAGGAGAAGAACGGCGTCAGTCACAAGTCATCGAGTTTCGTGCTGCCGCTCGGTGCGACGATCAACATGGATGGGACGGCGCTCTACGAAGCTGTCGCTGCAATCTTTATCGCGCAGCTTTATGGCATTGATTTGACAATCGGTCAGCAGATAATGATATTCTTCACCGCCAATCTCGCGGCAATCGGCGCAGCGGGCATCCCTCAAGCGGGACTGGTGACGATGGTGATGGTGCTGCAGTCGGTTGGGCTGCCGGTGGAGGGTATAGCAATGATCCTGAGTATAGATTGGTTTCTCGATAGATTCCGCACGACTGTGAACGTATGGGGCGATTCGGTTGGCGCAGCGGTGATTGCACAGACGAAAGAGATTAGATGA
- a CDS encoding FAD-binding oxidoreductase, protein MKSGAEAIIVGGGIVGAAIAFYLEKLGMRDVVIIEKDRFIGAGATAKCAGGIRAQFSSEINIKMSLMSENLLEAFQDETGEEGIFDQCGYLFMVSTDEHEDIFRKNMDLQLANGVPVEWLTPDDIREFAPNVRLDDILGGTFCHKDGIGDPHVFTHGYAKAAKKLGAVVEVETEVTGIKVDNGKITGVSTNKGDIACKIVINAAGPSSASIGKMVGVDLPIVPVKRQISTTSPLAWLDHRFPMVVDVASGLYCHRESGGLLLGWADPDTAPGFDESLDPDYTDEIIMKAMDRIPILEEAGIATSWAGLYSVTPDHKAILGVVPGVEGFIVAAGFSGHGFMHAPAVGKLIAELVTSESCSIDLTPLSFERFKESTKELEKVVI, encoded by the coding sequence ATGAAGTCTGGTGCAGAAGCGATTATAGTTGGTGGCGGCATCGTGGGAGCAGCGATTGCGTTCTATCTCGAAAAGCTTGGGATGCGCGATGTTGTCATTATCGAGAAGGACAGATTTATCGGCGCGGGCGCTACTGCCAAATGTGCCGGAGGTATAAGAGCCCAGTTCTCATCTGAAATAAACATAAAGATGTCGCTGATGTCGGAGAACCTTCTGGAGGCTTTCCAGGATGAGACCGGCGAGGAGGGCATATTCGATCAATGCGGATATCTCTTCATGGTTTCCACCGACGAGCATGAGGACATATTCCGCAAGAATATGGATCTGCAACTGGCCAACGGTGTGCCGGTCGAGTGGTTGACTCCTGACGATATTCGCGAATTTGCTCCCAATGTTCGATTAGACGACATACTGGGGGGCACATTTTGTCACAAGGATGGAATCGGCGATCCGCATGTTTTCACACACGGTTATGCTAAGGCTGCCAAGAAACTTGGTGCTGTGGTCGAAGTCGAGACTGAAGTCACCGGCATCAAAGTAGACAACGGAAAGATAACAGGTGTTTCTACGAATAAAGGCGACATTGCCTGCAAGATAGTCATTAATGCTGCCGGGCCGAGTTCAGCATCAATCGGAAAGATGGTCGGCGTAGACCTCCCGATTGTGCCTGTCAAGAGACAGATCAGCACAACTTCACCACTTGCTTGGCTTGACCATCGATTTCCTATGGTCGTCGACGTCGCATCGGGACTCTACTGTCATCGTGAATCGGGAGGATTGCTGCTCGGCTGGGCCGACCCGGATACGGCACCGGGATTCGATGAGTCACTCGATCCTGATTACACTGATGAAATCATTATGAAGGCAATGGATCGAATCCCCATTCTTGAAGAGGCTGGAATAGCCACGAGCTGGGCTGGGCTGTATTCTGTGACGCCGGATCACAAGGCCATTCTAGGGGTGGTGCCGGGCGTTGAAGGTTTCATCGTTGCGGCCGGATTCTCCGGTCACGGCTTCATGCACGCACCGGCAGTCGGCAAGTTGATTGCAGAACTGGTCACGAGTGAAAGTTGTTCAATTGATCTCACCCCGCTCTCATTCGAGCGTTTCAAGGAATCGACCAAGGAACTTGAAAAAGTGGTAATCTGA
- a CDS encoding amidophosphoribosyltransferase, translating into MASLHDNCAVFGIYGARKAAELTYLGLYSLQHRGQESSGIITNDKGAIHIHKGMGEVSAVFSEEVNLKKLKGSMAIGHNRYSTTGSSTLANVQPLITSFRTYHLGVGHNGNITNSIMLKKKLEASGAIFQTTSDSEMILHLIARSKQRPMRKKIVAALKRVQGAYSLIFMTDDSIIAARDPLGFRPLALGRLNKSWVVASETCAFDIIGARYVRDIDPGEVLEIGPKGLQSETIERRSRHAFCIFEFIYFSRPDSMIFGENVDKVRRRLGRQLAREHPADADIVISVPDSSNTAALGFSEQSGLRMEIGFIRNHYVGRTFIDPEQKIRDLDVKIKFNPVKGVLKGKRVVVVDDSIVRGTTSRKLVKMLYEAGAKEVHMRISCPPIISPCFYGIDMPTRKELIASQFTVEQIRKHLEVDTLGYLSLEGMLSMNSLPDNDFCVACFSGKYPTPIEAQNGKLKLG; encoded by the coding sequence TTGGCATCGCTTCATGACAATTGCGCCGTCTTTGGAATCTACGGCGCCCGAAAAGCAGCCGAATTGACCTACCTCGGGCTATATTCCCTCCAGCACAGGGGCCAGGAATCCTCCGGGATTATTACTAACGACAAGGGAGCCATACACATCCACAAAGGCATGGGTGAGGTTAGTGCGGTCTTTTCGGAAGAGGTCAACCTGAAGAAACTGAAAGGGAGCATGGCTATTGGCCATAACCGGTACTCTACAACAGGCTCCTCGACACTTGCGAATGTACAGCCCCTCATAACGAGTTTCAGGACGTACCATCTCGGCGTCGGTCACAATGGCAACATCACTAATTCCATCATGTTGAAGAAGAAGCTTGAAGCTTCCGGCGCCATCTTCCAGACAACATCCGATTCGGAGATGATCCTGCACCTCATCGCGAGATCCAAGCAGCGGCCGATGCGAAAGAAGATCGTCGCCGCTTTGAAACGTGTCCAGGGTGCATACAGTCTGATTTTTATGACCGACGACAGTATCATCGCCGCTCGCGACCCACTCGGCTTCCGACCACTTGCTCTCGGCAGACTAAACAAATCGTGGGTGGTGGCATCGGAAACCTGCGCGTTCGACATTATCGGCGCTCGTTATGTCCGTGACATAGACCCCGGTGAAGTACTGGAAATCGGCCCGAAGGGGCTCCAGAGTGAGACAATCGAGAGGCGATCGCGGCACGCCTTCTGCATTTTTGAATTCATATATTTCTCACGACCAGACAGCATGATCTTCGGCGAAAATGTTGACAAGGTTCGTCGTCGGCTCGGCAGGCAGCTCGCAAGAGAGCATCCGGCCGATGCGGATATAGTGATCAGCGTCCCTGACTCATCAAATACGGCGGCGCTCGGTTTCTCCGAACAATCCGGCCTCAGGATGGAAATCGGCTTCATCAGAAACCACTATGTTGGACGCACATTCATTGATCCGGAACAGAAGATTCGTGATCTCGATGTTAAGATCAAATTCAACCCCGTCAAGGGAGTGCTGAAAGGCAAACGTGTAGTAGTAGTCGATGACTCGATAGTACGCGGCACAACATCAAGGAAACTCGTCAAGATGCTTTACGAGGCGGGTGCCAAAGAAGTGCATATGAGAATATCATGTCCGCCGATCATCAGCCCCTGCTTCTACGGCATAGATATGCCAACGCGAAAAGAGTTGATCGCATCGCAGTTCACAGTTGAGCAGATCAGAAAACATCTTGAAGTAGACACACTTGGCTACCTGTCTCTTGAAGGGATGCTCTCCATGAATTCATTGCCAGACAACGACTTCTGTGTCGCATGCTTCTCCGGCAAGTATCCCACCCCTATCGAAGCCCAGAATGGTAAGTTGAAACTCGGTTAA